One Mycobacteroides abscessus ATCC 19977 genomic window carries:
- a CDS encoding MmpS family transport accessory protein: protein MAFPRGLGAFGRKVIRHGWLVVVIAVVASLASVSVMKVRALSAPSGPVVSPKGAPKLPSFAPKHVVYMVFGESAGTGTLTYLDVDSRPHRVDFTTLPWTHEEVTTRTSMLANLMAQSTGDELGCRIIVNGEVRDEQVQSREQGSVACKVKSA from the coding sequence ATGGCGTTCCCTCGAGGGCTCGGTGCGTTCGGGCGCAAGGTCATCCGACACGGCTGGTTGGTCGTGGTGATAGCGGTCGTGGCCTCGCTTGCGTCCGTATCCGTGATGAAGGTGCGCGCGCTATCTGCCCCGTCGGGGCCGGTGGTGAGTCCGAAGGGCGCGCCGAAGCTCCCGTCGTTCGCTCCCAAGCATGTGGTCTACATGGTGTTCGGGGAATCCGCGGGCACAGGGACGCTCACTTACCTAGACGTCGACAGCAGACCACACCGTGTCGACTTCACGACGTTGCCTTGGACGCACGAAGAAGTCACGACGCGTACGTCGATGTTGGCCAATCTCATGGCCCAGTCAACGGGAGATGAACTCGGTTGCAGGATCATCGTCAACGGCGAGGTTCGCGACGAACAGGTCCAGAGTCGCGAGCAGGGATCGGTCGCATGCAAGGTGAAGTCGGCATGA
- a CDS encoding RND family transporter encodes MGNKHVGRDRGERRPFVAHAVRVLAIPIVLFWVGVAVLLSVLVPKLDGVTKQHAGPMVPLDAPSQRAMLHIGEKFQESTSTSLAYILLETEGRILGDADHKYYDELIRLLDADKQHVQFIMNMWGKPITAAGSQSPDNKAAYVMLRLVGDIGEAAANESTIALRKTVQDTLQRTPPPPGLRVYVSGAAPLSADLLDAGDKSMKRVLLFTIAVIIIMLVLVYRSIACVVLILLTVAFEFTVSNGIVSFFVVHNIIGISTFATSMVESLIIAAGTDYGIFLLGRYHEARNAGEDRDRAFYTTFHGVSHVILGSGLTIAGACLCLGFARLGYFNTMGPACAIAMLVTVAAALTLGPALLAIASKFGLLDPKQTGQSRGWRRVGTIVVRWPKPVLVASSAAVLVGAVFLPSYRVSYNERAFQPVNTPANAGFMASDRHFAGGKLNSEMLLIESDHDMRNPADFISLDHVAKTIFHTPGIAQVQGITRPEGRPMERASIANILAGQGSSSGQQLPFTENQVADLDNQVAVMDHTISIMQTVIGLMDQMTQLTHEMVGTMEEMKALADQVEVNISAVDDFLRPIKNYYYWEPHCADIPICWMGRSMFESMDSIDGMTALTAEALASMQVMDQLLPRMLAQTRMALSDMTIMRGMMVKSRGTQALNTYTAADDANDMIDIGQDFDDSRNDDLFYAPKYIFSNTDFQVALRFLVSPDGTAARFIINHDGEALSPEGVAHVNAIEKAAYEGLKGTSLAGAKIYLGGSASNYRDIEQYVKSDLLIAAIASFTLIFVIMLIITRSLIAACTIIGTVAFSFSGAFGLGILIWQHIIGLNLHWMVLPLTFILLVAVGSDYNLLLIARMKEELQGGIQTGIIRSVGSTGGVVTAAGLVFAFTMLSMVPNDLRAISQVGSIICVGLLLDTLIVRSFIVPAIARILGPWFWWPRVVRWRPAHASGAVLTSAPKGT; translated from the coding sequence GTGGGTAACAAGCATGTGGGGCGCGACCGCGGCGAAAGGCGCCCTTTCGTCGCGCACGCTGTTCGGGTGCTCGCGATCCCGATCGTCCTCTTCTGGGTCGGCGTCGCGGTGCTGCTCAGCGTGTTGGTCCCCAAGCTCGATGGCGTGACAAAGCAACACGCGGGGCCGATGGTTCCCCTGGATGCGCCTTCGCAGCGCGCAATGCTGCACATTGGTGAGAAGTTTCAAGAATCGACTTCCACGAGCCTCGCCTACATCCTGCTGGAGACCGAGGGCCGAATACTGGGGGATGCCGACCACAAGTACTACGACGAGTTAATCCGTTTGCTCGACGCGGACAAGCAGCATGTTCAGTTCATCATGAACATGTGGGGTAAGCCGATCACGGCCGCGGGCAGTCAGAGCCCCGACAACAAGGCCGCCTACGTGATGCTGCGTTTGGTCGGCGATATCGGCGAGGCCGCCGCCAACGAGTCCACCATCGCACTGCGCAAGACGGTGCAAGATACTCTTCAACGCACTCCGCCTCCGCCCGGACTACGTGTATACGTCTCGGGGGCGGCGCCGCTGTCTGCGGACCTGCTTGACGCCGGCGACAAAAGTATGAAGCGGGTGCTGCTTTTTACGATTGCCGTCATCATCATCATGCTCGTCCTGGTTTACCGCTCCATTGCATGCGTAGTGCTGATATTACTCACCGTCGCCTTCGAATTCACGGTATCCAACGGCATTGTTTCCTTTTTCGTGGTGCACAACATCATTGGCATATCGACATTCGCGACCAGCATGGTCGAATCACTTATCATCGCGGCCGGAACAGATTACGGCATCTTTCTGCTCGGCAGGTATCACGAGGCACGCAATGCGGGCGAGGATCGGGACCGTGCGTTTTACACCACGTTTCACGGCGTATCGCACGTCATTCTGGGGTCGGGGCTCACCATCGCGGGGGCATGTCTATGCCTCGGTTTTGCGCGACTTGGCTACTTCAACACGATGGGGCCGGCCTGCGCCATCGCGATGTTGGTGACGGTCGCGGCAGCTTTGACGCTCGGCCCGGCCCTGCTGGCAATTGCCAGTAAATTTGGCCTTCTCGACCCGAAGCAGACCGGGCAATCCCGGGGATGGCGCAGGGTAGGCACGATCGTCGTGCGCTGGCCAAAGCCGGTCCTCGTTGCCTCAAGCGCAGCAGTGCTGGTGGGGGCCGTCTTTCTGCCGTCCTACCGGGTGAGCTATAACGAGCGGGCCTTCCAGCCGGTGAACACTCCAGCTAACGCCGGATTCATGGCCTCGGACCGACATTTTGCGGGCGGGAAACTGAACTCGGAAATGCTCTTGATCGAGTCCGATCACGATATGCGAAACCCCGCCGATTTCATCTCACTCGATCATGTCGCCAAGACCATCTTCCACACTCCGGGGATTGCCCAAGTTCAAGGCATCACCCGGCCGGAGGGCCGTCCGATGGAGCGCGCGTCAATCGCCAACATACTGGCGGGGCAAGGCAGCAGCAGTGGTCAACAGCTGCCATTTACCGAGAACCAAGTGGCAGATTTAGACAACCAAGTGGCCGTCATGGATCACACCATCTCGATCATGCAGACAGTTATTGGGCTCATGGATCAAATGACGCAACTCACCCATGAGATGGTGGGGACAATGGAGGAGATGAAGGCACTCGCTGACCAGGTGGAAGTAAACATCAGTGCCGTCGACGATTTCCTCAGACCTATTAAGAACTATTACTACTGGGAACCGCACTGCGCGGACATCCCCATTTGCTGGATGGGGCGGTCGATGTTCGAGTCGATGGACAGCATCGACGGGATGACGGCACTAACAGCGGAGGCGCTGGCCTCCATGCAGGTCATGGATCAGCTGCTGCCCCGCATGCTTGCGCAGACACGCATGGCATTAAGTGACATGACCATCATGCGAGGGATGATGGTCAAGTCGCGCGGCACACAGGCGCTGAACACCTACACTGCGGCCGATGACGCAAACGACATGATCGATATCGGTCAGGATTTTGACGATTCTCGTAATGACGACCTCTTCTATGCGCCGAAATATATCTTCAGTAATACTGACTTTCAGGTCGCTCTACGGTTTCTTGTCTCGCCGGACGGCACCGCGGCCAGGTTCATCATCAACCATGACGGTGAGGCCCTGAGCCCCGAGGGGGTGGCCCATGTTAATGCCATCGAAAAGGCCGCCTATGAGGGGCTGAAAGGCACATCTCTCGCCGGGGCGAAGATCTACCTCGGAGGCTCGGCCTCGAATTATCGAGACATCGAACAATATGTAAAGTCCGATCTGCTGATCGCGGCTATCGCCTCATTCACCTTGATCTTCGTCATAATGCTGATCATCACGAGGAGCCTCATCGCCGCGTGCACCATTATCGGCACAGTGGCGTTCTCCTTCTCGGGAGCATTCGGGTTGGGCATATTGATCTGGCAACACATAATTGGCCTCAACCTGCACTGGATGGTCCTCCCACTCACCTTTATCCTCTTGGTCGCGGTGGGCTCAGATTACAATCTTCTGTTAATCGCACGAATGAAGGAAGAATTACAGGGCGGAATCCAGACTGGAATCATACGGTCGGTGGGATCGACCGGTGGCGTTGTGACAGCCGCTGGTTTGGTTTTCGCGTTCACCATGCTGTCCATGGTGCCGAACGATCTACGTGCCATCTCGCAAGTGGGCTCGATTATCTGCGTAGGCCTCCTGCTCGACACTTTGATTGTGCGTTCGTTCATTGTCCCAGCAATCGCCAGGATTTTGGGCCCATGGTTCTGGTGGCCGCGGGTCGTGCGTTGGCGCCCGGCGCATGCATCTGGGGCGGTGCTCACGAGCGCGCCGAAAGGAACGTGA
- a CDS encoding MFS transporter produces MPAAESQQDDTAHRIRAESREFRIAAVGLLLASMIGPAQLYCIQGILPQIAQGLHISEGDSRLVFLAAFAGFAVGLIPISLLSERYGRRSILLMSSTLATLICLLLVFCHDLTEIVLLRGLQGVLLAGVSAILMAYIGEEFEPPAVTPAMGIYAAGNALGSLLGQMLPAWIVGGTGSWRLALGVLAVLLLVVVMISGMTLPRSKFFVPSAISYIKESGLFLSHLSNRRLLVIYLLVFCFMGAIISIFNALPFRMESPPFNISPSVYGTFFLVILAGVFAAKASGAVAARIGIRITLLLSVVLMMAGVALLAIPTVWIIVIGAALVTAGAFAGYTCLTSLSAKIADRGRAQASALFLASSFTGSAMLGLIGSRVLTDTGWNGLLAYISGLMGLGFFLALTVRDTTSEDTE; encoded by the coding sequence ATGCCTGCCGCCGAATCACAGCAGGATGACACCGCACACAGAATCCGTGCCGAGTCCCGAGAGTTTCGGATCGCGGCTGTGGGTCTGCTCCTGGCCTCGATGATCGGCCCCGCACAGCTGTATTGCATTCAGGGAATTCTGCCGCAGATCGCGCAGGGACTGCATATCTCTGAGGGTGACAGCAGACTGGTTTTCCTGGCTGCCTTTGCCGGTTTCGCCGTCGGATTGATCCCCATCAGTCTATTGTCTGAACGCTATGGTCGGCGCAGCATTCTCTTGATGTCGTCAACGCTTGCGACGTTGATCTGCCTACTTCTGGTGTTCTGCCATGACCTCACGGAAATCGTCTTACTCAGAGGGCTCCAAGGCGTCCTCTTGGCCGGTGTTTCCGCCATTTTGATGGCATACATAGGGGAGGAGTTCGAGCCCCCGGCCGTTACCCCCGCGATGGGGATCTACGCTGCCGGAAATGCTCTCGGGTCGCTCTTGGGTCAAATGCTGCCAGCTTGGATCGTGGGGGGTACGGGTTCATGGAGGCTGGCGCTTGGCGTGCTGGCCGTGCTCTTGCTTGTGGTCGTCATGATTTCTGGCATGACACTCCCGCGTTCGAAATTCTTCGTACCCAGCGCGATTTCCTACATCAAAGAATCTGGACTCTTCCTCTCTCACCTTTCAAACCGCCGGTTACTCGTCATCTACCTGCTGGTTTTTTGCTTCATGGGCGCGATTATTTCTATATTCAATGCCTTGCCCTTTAGAATGGAATCGCCACCGTTCAATATATCCCCGAGTGTGTACGGCACATTTTTTCTGGTTATCCTGGCGGGCGTTTTCGCCGCGAAGGCCTCGGGCGCCGTGGCCGCGAGAATCGGAATCAGAATAACGCTGCTGCTGTCTGTTGTCTTGATGATGGCCGGAGTTGCGCTTCTAGCTATTCCCACTGTCTGGATCATTGTTATCGGAGCAGCGCTTGTCACCGCAGGCGCTTTTGCCGGTTACACGTGCCTGACTAGTCTGTCGGCAAAAATCGCGGATAGAGGTAGGGCTCAGGCATCGGCGCTTTTTCTCGCGTCGAGCTTCACGGGGAGCGCGATGTTGGGACTAATCGGTAGCCGTGTGCTCACTGATACAGGGTGGAACGGCCTATTGGCATACATCAGCGGGCTGATGGGGCTTGGTTTCTTTTTGGCGCTGACCGTCCGCGACACAACATCCGAGGACACCGAGTAG
- a CDS encoding alpha/beta hydrolase, translating to MTSPVDPLLMSVLEASPAVQLDRPEDLTLARESRRHAAPSDAQLPTVGRVKDTSIPVTDAPPIAVRIYWPAGFESAGELPLVLYYHGGGFALGSIDTHDWVARSICAHIEAVVVSVDYRLAPENPYPAAVDDAFAALSWAAEHAPELGADPARIAVAGDSAGGNLATVAAQLAEIRGGPHLKFQLLWYPGTTSDLSLPSVVENADGPVLSRDIMRIFGQAYLGELSETADPTALPFTVAPVNGKLDGLPPAYIATAQHDPLRDDGKIYATRLADAGVPVQLRNADTLVHGYLDFARIVPAANEEFRLSLDACKTALQASPRPKAGP from the coding sequence GTGACCAGCCCCGTTGACCCGCTCCTGATGTCAGTCCTCGAGGCGAGCCCAGCGGTACAGCTCGATCGGCCCGAGGATTTGACCCTGGCACGTGAGTCCCGCCGCCACGCTGCCCCTAGCGATGCGCAGTTGCCCACGGTGGGTCGTGTGAAGGACACCTCGATTCCTGTCACCGATGCACCCCCTATTGCGGTGCGCATCTACTGGCCAGCGGGCTTTGAAAGCGCCGGAGAACTCCCACTTGTCCTCTACTATCACGGCGGCGGTTTCGCGTTGGGCAGTATCGATACTCACGACTGGGTGGCACGGTCGATATGTGCACATATCGAAGCGGTGGTGGTGTCGGTGGATTACCGACTCGCACCGGAAAACCCCTACCCAGCCGCTGTCGATGACGCATTTGCCGCACTCAGCTGGGCGGCAGAACACGCCCCCGAATTGGGGGCGGACCCAGCCAGAATCGCCGTAGCTGGCGATTCTGCCGGTGGCAACCTCGCCACCGTGGCCGCTCAGCTGGCCGAAATCCGCGGCGGCCCACATCTTAAGTTTCAACTGCTCTGGTATCCGGGCACCACCAGCGATCTTTCCTTGCCGTCGGTCGTCGAGAATGCCGACGGTCCGGTCCTTTCCCGGGACATCATGAGGATCTTTGGCCAGGCATATCTCGGTGAGCTATCGGAAACCGCTGACCCGACAGCATTACCGTTCACCGTTGCGCCGGTCAACGGGAAGCTCGATGGTCTGCCCCCCGCATATATCGCCACCGCGCAACACGACCCGCTTCGAGACGACGGCAAAATCTACGCGACGCGACTGGCAGATGCGGGGGTGCCGGTCCAGCTTCGCAACGCCGACACTCTGGTCCACGGCTACCTTGATTTCGCCAGGATTGTTCCGGCCGCGAATGAGGAGTTTCGGCTTTCCCTCGACGCTTGTAAAACCGCGTTGCAGGCATCTCCTCGCCCGAAAGCCGGGCCCTGA
- a CDS encoding carboxymuconolactone decarboxylase family protein, with product MTMAERVPMLDREQAQLRAAECGLPEELAELSVFRVALHQPRVAVALYGLLDALLFRGSLDARLRELVILRIGWITGSEYEWTQHWRIATLLGVPERDLLAVRDWQNSESLGPVERAVLAATDDVVRDGVISEENWAGCQKAFNSDHAVLVELVGAIANWRLFSILLRSLNIPLESGTDGWPPDGRAPRRRD from the coding sequence GTGACCATGGCGGAACGCGTACCGATGCTCGACCGTGAGCAGGCCCAGCTGCGAGCTGCCGAATGTGGGTTGCCCGAAGAGTTGGCAGAGCTGTCGGTATTCCGCGTGGCACTTCATCAGCCGCGTGTGGCGGTTGCGCTGTATGGGCTGCTGGACGCGTTACTCTTCCGCGGTTCCCTTGACGCGCGGCTACGCGAGCTGGTCATCTTGCGCATCGGCTGGATCACTGGCTCCGAATACGAATGGACTCAACATTGGCGAATCGCCACACTGCTCGGCGTGCCTGAGCGTGATCTCCTCGCGGTGCGCGACTGGCAGAATTCCGAAAGCCTCGGGCCAGTCGAGCGTGCGGTCCTCGCAGCGACCGATGATGTGGTACGCGACGGGGTCATCTCCGAGGAAAACTGGGCTGGGTGCCAGAAGGCGTTCAATAGCGATCACGCGGTTTTGGTCGAACTTGTCGGAGCAATCGCCAATTGGCGGCTCTTTTCGATCCTGCTTCGATCTCTGAATATTCCGCTTGAGTCCGGTACCGACGGCTGGCCGCCCGATGGGCGAGCTCCTCGGCGTCGCGATTGA
- a CDS encoding zinc-dependent alcohol dehydrogenase — protein sequence MIAEAMVLTGPRSLQRRQMIIPDVGDRGAILRVEACGLCGTDHEQFTGHLPAGFSFVPGHEIVGIVEHVGAAAGQRWGVQAGQRVAVEVFRSCRDCPECRRGEYRRCAVNGIATMFGFVDVEIGAGLWGGYATHVELPWDAMLLPIAEDMDPVLATLFNPLGAGIQWGATLPDTKAGDVVAILGPGIRGICAAVAAKEAGAAFVAMTGVGPRDEQRLAIARSFGVDLPIDVSQDDAATALQRETGGRLADVVVDVTAKAPSAFADAVGLARPGGTIVVAGTRGGGGAPRFEPDLLVYKELHVVGALGVEYPAYRAALEILAMGRWPFDRITRESTGFAGLAQLLTSLADESARSSGALHNVFLPTP from the coding sequence ATGATCGCCGAGGCGATGGTGCTGACCGGACCGCGGAGTCTGCAGCGGCGCCAGATGATCATCCCCGACGTCGGCGACCGGGGTGCGATCCTGCGAGTTGAAGCATGCGGTCTGTGCGGAACAGATCACGAACAATTCACCGGACACCTGCCTGCCGGCTTCTCATTCGTTCCAGGGCACGAAATCGTCGGCATCGTCGAACATGTCGGCGCTGCGGCCGGCCAACGCTGGGGTGTACAAGCCGGCCAGCGCGTGGCCGTTGAGGTGTTCCGGTCCTGCCGAGACTGCCCCGAGTGCCGCCGCGGCGAATACCGGCGGTGCGCGGTGAACGGCATCGCCACCATGTTCGGGTTCGTCGACGTGGAGATCGGCGCGGGCTTATGGGGCGGATACGCCACCCATGTGGAGCTTCCGTGGGACGCGATGCTGCTCCCGATTGCCGAAGACATGGACCCCGTTCTCGCCACGTTGTTCAACCCTCTCGGGGCCGGTATCCAATGGGGGGCGACTCTTCCCGACACCAAGGCCGGGGACGTCGTAGCGATCCTGGGGCCCGGCATCCGCGGAATCTGTGCGGCGGTGGCGGCCAAAGAGGCGGGAGCCGCGTTCGTCGCGATGACCGGCGTCGGCCCACGCGACGAACAACGACTGGCCATCGCCAGATCATTCGGTGTCGACCTGCCCATCGATGTATCGCAGGACGATGCAGCGACCGCGCTTCAGCGTGAGACAGGCGGACGGCTTGCCGACGTGGTCGTCGACGTCACCGCCAAAGCACCCTCCGCGTTCGCCGATGCCGTCGGCCTTGCCAGGCCCGGCGGCACAATTGTGGTGGCCGGCACCCGCGGAGGAGGCGGCGCGCCCCGGTTTGAACCAGACTTGTTGGTCTATAAAGAATTACACGTCGTAGGCGCACTCGGCGTGGAGTATCCCGCCTACCGGGCAGCCCTCGAGATTCTCGCCATGGGCCGCTGGCCGTTCGACCGGATCACCAGAGAATCAACCGGATTCGCTGGGCTCGCACAGCTGCTCACTTCGCTTGCAGATGAAAGTGCCCGATCAAGTGGGGCGCTCCACAACGTCTTTTTGCCCACGCCCTAA
- a CDS encoding acetyl-CoA acetyltransferase translates to MLVEARTPVVVGVGEVTHRGNDFVDPIDLAVEAARRAVKDAGRPVERRIDTVATPGILVIPRDNPASRIAEAMHISPARRISCPVGGNTPQYLVEVLGGEIREGRADVVLVVGAESGHSARKLQGRALLDSPPPPRSGDESLGDARPGLSQAELSVGLSWPHEVYPIFESAIAARHGRDFDAQREWLGTLMAPFTAEAARHPEQAWFPRARSATELSEVTAENRMVCLPYPKLLNSIMSVDMAAAFILMAAEVADELGVARDRWVFPWSAATCNDVYFPVERPDLSRSSGIEVAARKALNAGRLTIDDIRWFDLYSCFPSAIEMTAEALDLDPLDDRGLTVTGGLPYHGGPGNNYVSHSIVEMVRRCRRDPTDVGLVTGLGWYSTKHSVGLWSATPPPTGWRLLDTAVEQAQIDSSRLGVAGVDEATGCATVDGYTVVYDRDGQPRWTPIIAHLSDGRRVVARSDDPQIAEAMGGEMYVGKTVCLRNTGSFTGFELP, encoded by the coding sequence GCCGCGCGGTCAAAGACGCAGGTCGCCCGGTCGAGCGGCGCATCGACACCGTCGCGACTCCCGGCATCCTGGTCATACCGCGCGACAATCCCGCCAGCAGGATCGCCGAAGCGATGCACATCAGTCCCGCCCGCCGCATCAGCTGTCCCGTCGGCGGAAACACCCCGCAGTATCTCGTCGAGGTGTTGGGTGGCGAAATACGCGAAGGCCGTGCAGATGTCGTCCTGGTCGTCGGGGCGGAGAGCGGGCATTCCGCACGCAAGCTTCAGGGCAGGGCACTTCTCGACTCGCCGCCCCCACCCCGCTCCGGCGACGAATCCCTGGGCGACGCCCGCCCCGGGCTGAGTCAAGCCGAATTGTCGGTGGGTCTGAGTTGGCCGCACGAGGTGTATCCCATCTTCGAGTCCGCGATCGCCGCGCGCCACGGCCGCGACTTCGATGCTCAACGGGAGTGGCTGGGCACGCTGATGGCACCGTTCACAGCCGAGGCGGCACGCCATCCGGAACAGGCCTGGTTCCCACGCGCACGAAGTGCCACCGAACTCAGCGAAGTCACCGCGGAAAACCGCATGGTCTGCTTGCCCTATCCCAAGTTGCTCAACAGCATCATGTCCGTCGACATGGCTGCCGCCTTCATTCTCATGGCGGCCGAGGTGGCGGACGAATTGGGCGTCGCGCGCGATCGTTGGGTCTTTCCCTGGTCAGCAGCGACTTGCAACGACGTGTACTTCCCCGTGGAACGGCCGGACCTCAGTCGCTCATCGGGTATCGAGGTAGCGGCACGGAAGGCTCTCAATGCGGGGCGGTTGACCATCGACGACATCCGGTGGTTCGATCTCTACTCCTGCTTCCCGTCGGCAATTGAGATGACTGCCGAGGCTCTCGACTTGGACCCCCTCGACGACAGAGGCCTCACAGTAACCGGAGGCCTGCCGTATCACGGCGGTCCCGGAAACAATTACGTCAGCCACTCGATCGTTGAGATGGTCCGACGGTGTAGACGCGACCCAACCGATGTCGGACTCGTCACCGGCCTCGGGTGGTATTCGACGAAGCATTCGGTCGGTCTGTGGTCGGCCACCCCGCCACCAACCGGGTGGCGACTGCTCGACACGGCGGTCGAGCAAGCTCAGATCGATTCATCGAGGTTGGGTGTCGCAGGCGTCGACGAGGCGACCGGTTGCGCGACAGTGGACGGATACACCGTCGTCTACGACCGAGACGGGCAACCTCGATGGACTCCGATCATCGCGCACCTGTCCGACGGGCGAAGAGTCGTCGCACGCAGCGACGATCCGCAGATTGCCGAGGCGATGGGCGGGGAAATGTATGTAGGTAAAACGGTGTGCCTCCGAAACACAGGGTCGTTCACCGGATTCGAGCTTCCATGA